In a single window of the Phaeobacter sp. G2 genome:
- the hisC gene encoding histidinol-phosphate transaminase → MTQITPQPGIMDIALYQSGAAHVAGVSNTVKLSSNENPLGPSPLAITAMQEAAANMHRYPSSDHQALRQAIGEVEGLNPEQIICGAGSDEIIAFLCQCFAGPGDEVLYTEHGFAMYRISALAAGATPVEVKERERVTDVDALLAGCSEHTKLVFIANPNNPTGTMISAAEVARLADGLPKGVLLVLDGAYAEYVEGFDAGADLIATRDNIFMTRTFSKIYGLGGARVGWGYGPAAIIDVLNRVRGPFNVSATALAGAEVAVRDRAYIDHCRNENAKWRSWLAAALAELGVASDTSCTNFILARFASQTEAEACDTYLQTQGLIVRRVGGYNLPAALRITIGDEAACHRLIKAISEFKTQQGAA, encoded by the coding sequence ATGACCCAGATTACGCCGCAGCCCGGTATTATGGATATCGCTCTCTATCAGAGCGGCGCGGCCCATGTGGCGGGGGTGAGCAACACCGTAAAGCTCTCCTCCAATGAAAACCCACTGGGGCCAAGCCCGCTTGCGATTACAGCCATGCAAGAGGCGGCGGCAAATATGCATCGCTATCCCAGCTCGGACCATCAGGCCCTGCGTCAGGCCATTGGTGAAGTCGAGGGACTGAACCCGGAGCAGATCATCTGTGGTGCGGGCAGCGATGAGATCATCGCCTTTTTGTGCCAGTGTTTTGCAGGTCCCGGTGATGAGGTGCTCTATACCGAACATGGGTTTGCCATGTATCGCATCAGTGCTCTGGCCGCTGGTGCCACGCCGGTCGAGGTCAAGGAGCGTGAGCGGGTGACCGATGTGGACGCCCTACTGGCGGGATGTTCGGAACATACCAAGCTGGTGTTTATCGCCAACCCCAACAATCCCACCGGCACGATGATTTCTGCCGCTGAGGTTGCTCGTCTCGCCGATGGGCTGCCCAAAGGCGTGCTGTTGGTATTGGATGGTGCCTACGCGGAATATGTCGAAGGCTTTGACGCTGGCGCGGATCTGATTGCGACCCGGGACAACATCTTTATGACGCGGACCTTTTCCAAGATTTACGGATTGGGCGGCGCGCGGGTTGGCTGGGGCTATGGCCCAGCAGCCATTATTGATGTGCTGAACCGGGTGCGCGGGCCTTTTAATGTCTCTGCCACAGCCCTGGCCGGGGCAGAGGTCGCAGTGCGTGATCGCGCCTATATCGACCATTGCCGCAATGAAAACGCCAAATGGCGCAGCTGGTTGGCGGCGGCGCTGGCAGAGCTGGGGGTGGCGTCGGATACCTCCTGCACCAATTTCATTCTGGCGCGGTTTGCCAGCCAGACCGAGGCTGAGGCCTGTGACACTTACCTGCAAACCCAGGGGCTGATTGTGCGCCGGGTGGGCGGCTATAACCTGCCCGCCGCATTGCGCATCACCATTGGTGACGAGGCGGCCTGCCACCGGCTGATTAAGGCCATTTCTGAGTTCAAAACACAGCAGGGTGCCGCATGA